The Helianthus annuus cultivar XRQ/B chromosome 15, HanXRQr2.0-SUNRISE, whole genome shotgun sequence genomic sequence TGTTTAACGGTAAACCAACAAAGACCGCTAGATCTCACGGCAAGAAGATTCTTGTTTCGGTTAGGCAAGAAACTTCTAGAATTTTAGGCAACTTGGGTTGGGCCTACATGCAAAAATCCAACTTCATGACAGCAGAGGTGATCTACAAAAAAGCCCAAATGATTGACCCTGATGCAACTAAGGCCAACAATTTGGCCGTTTGCTTGATCAAACAGGCCCGATACACTGAAGCGTGTTTGGTCCTTCAACAAGTCCTCAACGGTGAGATTCCGGGCTCCAACGACATTAGGGCAAGAAACATGGCCCAAGAATTGTTGATGGAGATGGAAACTTTGTTGCCAACATCGGAGTTTTTGCCGGGCCTATCTGGGCTGGACCTAGATGATGACTTTGTTAATGGGCTTGAAACATTGATGAATGTATGGGCCCCCAGTAGATCCAAAAGACTGCCTATATTTGAAGAGATTGAAAACTTTAGAGACCAAATAACTTGTTAATTTTGGTTAGTAGCACTTGTAAGAAAATAAGTTTGGTTAGCAGTCCTTGTAAAAAATTGTAAAGTTGTTAGATTATGCTGTTAAATATCGTTTTTAAGGTATGTTTAATGTTTTGTTAATAGTAAAATAATTGAatgttaattattatttaaacaaaattcattaaataaaaatcaaacaAATAACAGAAAAGGCCCATCAGGACAAGCAAGCCCAATACAAGCCCACATTTCTTCTCCCAGACCGGGCTTAACAAGGACCACTAACTAGCATACCTAGGCCTGCTGAAATCAGAATGGACTGGGCCCACACTCCTTGTCAGCTCTTCCCACAATCCCACCTACAAACACTTACCGAATCTACGGTGCAA encodes the following:
- the LOC110914747 gene encoding protein SULFUR DEFICIENCY-INDUCED 1 gives rise to the protein MEVSSRTKEDHINISVRVPSGDGPYVKAKHIQLVEKDPEGAIVWFWKAINEGDRVESALKDMAVAMRQLDRSEEAIEAIKSFRSLCPKTSQQSIDNLLMDLYKKCGKVDAQIALLRHKLRLIYKGQVFNGKPTKTARSHGKKILVSVRQETSRILGNLGWAYMQKSNFMTAEVIYKKAQMIDPDATKANNLAVCLIKQARYTEACLVLQQVLNGEIPGSNDIRARNMAQELLMEMETLLPTSEFLPGLSGLDLDDDFVNGLETLMNVWAPSRSKRLPIFEEIENFRDQITC